One genomic region from Heterodontus francisci isolate sHetFra1 chromosome 39, sHetFra1.hap1, whole genome shotgun sequence encodes:
- the LOC137352865 gene encoding probable G-protein coupled receptor 139 yields the protein MAYPVIYQVERIYHPLLAAIGVPVNLVAIVILSRGKCGLSKCITVYLVGMAVADLLVVITEPILQRTVSIYFPDSFLRITPVCSLITILCSAATVVSVWLTVTFTFDRFVAICCEKLKTKYCSEKTAAVVVGTVSVLGCLVSLPCYFTQEQNYMIDNVPMGCVFKLSFFTSPIWAAFDLFLLILTPCIPVFLILLLNVLTVRRILLSSKVRRGFRGHSNGENHKDPEMENRRKSIILLISISGSFILLWATLVVFVIYRRIADIQKYSSDTDPLFITDHTSNMLQLLSSCTNTCIYAVTQTKFRQELKKAVKYPLNLIAKLVKSQKELKDFKHCN from the exons ATGGcatatccagtaatatatcaggTAGAACGCATTTACCATCctctacttgcagcaattggag ttccagttaacttggtggcgattgtgatcctgtcccgaggaaagtgcggtctctccaaatgtatcactgtctacctggtgggaatggcagtggctgatctcctggtcgttatcactgaacccatattgcaaaggactgtttcaatttatttcccagattcattcctgagaattactcctgtgtgttctctcattaccatTCTgtgttctgcagccacagttgtttctgtctggctcacagtcactttcacctttgatcgatttgtggccatttgttgtgagaagctgaaaacaaaatattgcagcgagaaaacggcggctgtggttgtgggaacggtgagtgtgctgggctgtttagtgtctctcccctgctactttacacaggaacaaaatTACatgattgataatgttcccatgggttgtgtctttaaactgagcttctttacctcCCCCATATGGGCGGCTTTTGATTTATTTCTCCTCATATTAACCCCTTGTATcccagtctttctgattttgctgctgaatgttctgactgtcagacggattttattatccagtaaagtccgcaggggattccggggccacagcaatggagagaatcacaaggacccagagatggagaaccgcagaaaatcaattattttgctcatcagtatatccggcagttttatactgttatgggcgacACTGGTTGTGTTTGTCATTtacaggcgaattgcagatattcagaaatattcctccgacactgaccctctctttatcacagatcacacatcaaatatgctgcagcttctcagttcctgcaccaacacgtgtatttacgctgtgacccagactaaattcagacaggagctgaagaaggcagtgaaataccctctcaatctcattgctaaATTAGTCAAATCACAGAAAGAGCTGAAGGATTTCAAACACTGCAATTAA